One stretch of uncultured Desulfovibrio sp. DNA includes these proteins:
- a CDS encoding periplasmic heavy metal sensor, giving the protein MDGKMGGCGMMGGSEMGPMMSHMGMGAIHPGMIKHIKGQLKPEQMAQFDAALKDYSKKIEPTQQALFVKHEELKALQHATNPDVKAVSKTATEFAQLVSKLKSEREAFEDKITKDFGIKDLHGGMMGGMKDGGMMGGMKHDAMGQTPPAAAADQAPAGHEGHKQ; this is encoded by the coding sequence ATGGACGGAAAAATGGGAGGTTGTGGCATGATGGGTGGTTCAGAAATGGGCCCCATGATGTCACATATGGGCATGGGGGCAATCCACCCAGGCATGATCAAACATATCAAGGGGCAGCTGAAGCCCGAACAAATGGCTCAGTTTGACGCAGCACTCAAGGATTACAGCAAAAAAATTGAGCCCACGCAGCAGGCTCTCTTTGTTAAGCATGAAGAACTGAAAGCCCTGCAACATGCGACAAACCCGGATGTGAAGGCTGTAAGCAAGACTGCTACCGAGTTTGCGCAGCTTGTCAGCAAGCTCAAGTCAGAGCGTGAAGCCTTTGAAGACAAGATCACAAAAGATTTTGGCATCAAAGATCTGCACGGCGGCATGATGGGTGGCATGAAGGATGGAGGCATGATGGGTGGCATGAAGCACGACGCCATGGGGCAGACTCCCCCTGCTGCCGCAGCAGATCAAGCGCCCGCTGGACATGAAGGGCATAAGCAATAA
- the hpf gene encoding ribosome hibernation-promoting factor, HPF/YfiA family has product MNISFAFKNFEASEHLKKYARRRMEKLGRFFGKASGLDVAVVLTVDKFRHRCEVTVTGEGLHINATEQTSDMYAAIDLVTDKVESQIKRQVARVKAQRRHARNTDVDVFTYNLDAEADVQQPVDGTDRLATKPLHLDEALMQLDSIGSEFLVFFNAENNRINVVYRTKVNGYALIDPVL; this is encoded by the coding sequence ATGAACATCTCATTTGCTTTCAAGAATTTTGAAGCCTCCGAACATCTGAAGAAGTATGCCCGTCGCCGCATGGAAAAGCTGGGACGGTTTTTTGGCAAGGCCTCTGGCCTTGACGTTGCCGTTGTGCTGACAGTCGACAAGTTCCGTCATCGCTGCGAAGTGACCGTTACGGGCGAGGGCTTGCATATCAACGCCACAGAGCAGACTTCGGACATGTACGCCGCCATTGACCTTGTGACAGACAAGGTTGAATCGCAGATCAAGCGCCAGGTGGCCCGCGTAAAGGCCCAGCGGCGGCACGCCCGCAATACGGATGTGGACGTGTTTACTTACAACCTCGATGCCGAAGCCGACGTGCAGCAGCCCGTTGACGGCACCGACCGCCTCGCCACCAAGCCCCTGCATCTGGATGAAGCGCTCATGCAGCTTGATTCCATCGGCAGCGAGTTTCTGGTGTTCTTTAATGCAGAAAACAACCGCATCAATGTGGTATACCGCACCAAGGTGAACGGCTATGCCCTCATTGACCCCGTGTTGTAA
- a CDS encoding AAA family ATPase, whose amino-acid sequence MKLSNITIKNYRAIDDIKISLNSNMNVIYGENGTGKSSIIYLIYDLINTIQMNPEVALKIFHKERVRNINKEASVAIEGINNEIIKVSFPPNQQNEISTKNVDDLNIKCVGFIPGMFSQNISQKIENGQISFEVSVAPKFVCTRGIINYAKLKENFFNLEYDENKKRVSEYEKTGKMEYNNPALQKIRTAIKEINPIFGKITIEGEKDKRTLIVEKNSIPLNVEDQLSSGEASVIAMIGEICIEAYAEPNEKDIVVLIDEVDASLHPQWQMRIGKILKTSFPDVQFIMTSHSPFIWAGLNKEEIIWLSHDDQDHIIQKNVEYAKGGSVESIVAEFFDTDSYDNDFSIELHEIENIIQNKDAKKATTALSKLKKKYGNLPVISQLEFKMRLLGL is encoded by the coding sequence ATGAAGCTATCCAATATTACTATCAAAAATTATAGGGCTATAGATGATATCAAAATCAGTCTAAATAGCAATATGAATGTTATTTATGGTGAAAATGGTACTGGTAAAAGCAGCATCATATATTTAATTTATGATTTAATTAATACAATACAAATGAATCCAGAAGTGGCTCTAAAAATATTCCATAAAGAGAGAGTTAGAAATATAAACAAAGAAGCAAGTGTTGCAATTGAAGGGATCAACAATGAAATAATAAAAGTATCATTTCCCCCGAACCAACAAAATGAAATATCAACAAAAAATGTAGATGATTTAAATATCAAATGTGTTGGCTTTATACCAGGCATGTTTTCACAAAATATTAGTCAAAAAATTGAAAATGGTCAGATTAGCTTTGAAGTCTCAGTTGCACCAAAGTTTGTATGCACACGTGGCATAATTAATTACGCGAAATTGAAAGAAAATTTTTTTAATTTGGAATATGATGAAAATAAAAAAAGAGTATCTGAATATGAAAAAACTGGGAAAATGGAGTATAATAATCCTGCTTTGCAAAAAATAAGAACTGCAATAAAAGAAATTAATCCCATATTTGGGAAGATCACCATAGAAGGTGAAAAAGACAAAAGAACACTAATTGTTGAAAAGAACAGTATTCCACTTAATGTTGAAGATCAGTTATCATCAGGGGAAGCAAGCGTTATTGCAATGATCGGAGAAATTTGCATTGAGGCCTACGCTGAGCCAAATGAAAAAGATATCGTCGTACTTATCGATGAAGTAGATGCTAGCCTACATCCTCAGTGGCAAATGAGAATAGGAAAAATTTTAAAAACTTCTTTCCCTGATGTTCAGTTCATCATGACAAGCCACTCTCCATTTATATGGGCAGGCCTTAACAAAGAAGAGATTATATGGTTATCACACGATGACCAAGATCACATCATTCAAAAAAATGTTGAATATGCTAAAGGTGGAAGCGTAGAAAGCATTGTTGCAGAATTTTTTGATACGGACAGCTATGATAACGACTTTTCCATAGAATTACACGAGATAGAGAATATTATACAAAATAAAGACGCCAAGAAAGCCACAACAGCCTTATCTAAGTTAAAGAAAAAATATGGGAATTTACCTGTAATTTCTCAGCTAGAATTCAAAATGAGGTTGCTTGGCTTATGA
- a CDS encoding retron system putative HNH endonuclease codes for MIFIKKSNEPPRLTDWKKRFPNGKYEDLSTCVRIELRNSLLVEQGFVCCFCGAAIGKKGTGTIIQQTLLKKGQQHNIRNAHLTPQSKDPLNTLSYENICASCASTDGERHCDIAQGDQSLPISPLEEDCLSFFSFSVDGKILPNFENTPENQKKASDTIELLGLQAKTLNVERKKILEITENLLKIDPDCLINLEKKDSNGRYAPYYFVPLSFYKNN; via the coding sequence ATGATTTTCATTAAAAAAAGCAATGAGCCGCCCAGATTAACCGATTGGAAGAAACGTTTTCCAAATGGGAAATATGAAGACTTATCTACATGTGTAAGAATAGAACTTCGAAATTCTCTCTTGGTAGAGCAAGGCTTTGTTTGTTGTTTTTGTGGAGCAGCAATTGGCAAAAAAGGGACTGGCACAATTATACAACAAACTTTGTTAAAGAAAGGTCAACAGCATAATATTCGTAATGCTCATCTTACACCACAATCTAAAGATCCATTAAACACTTTGAGTTACGAAAATATTTGCGCATCTTGTGCTTCTACCGATGGGGAGAGACATTGCGATATTGCTCAAGGGGATCAATCTCTGCCAATATCTCCGCTAGAAGAGGACTGTCTTTCATTTTTTTCTTTTAGTGTTGATGGGAAAATTCTGCCAAATTTTGAAAACACTCCAGAGAATCAAAAAAAAGCATCTGACACAATTGAGCTATTGGGTCTTCAAGCAAAAACATTAAATGTTGAACGAAAAAAAATACTAGAAATTACAGAAAATCTTTTAAAAATTGATCCGGATTGTTTAATAAATTTAGAGAAAAAAGACTCTAATGGCAGATATGCACCTTATTATTTTGTCCCTTTAAGCTTTTATAAAAATAATTAA
- the rpoN gene encoding RNA polymerase factor sigma-54 — translation MALELRQQLKLSQQLVMTPQLQQAIKLLQLSRVELLETVQQELLENPFLEESSLTDDASQEQHEESREAPKEEVYDRELAKDADWEDYLGEFASTPRLSQSREYELAEEISPLEARYAAKPTLEGHLFWQLRLSSLTEEQKAIGEVIIGNLSSAGYLQATIEEVAEMAEVAPEAVLPVLERVQLFDPIGVAARDARECLMVQIKNLNYARDPILVELVESHLEDLEAKRYKPLLRKFKLDMEELKEYLDIIQSLDPLPGASFGGGEPTYVSPDVFVYKMGDEFVILLNDDGLPQLQLSAMSQMNIGGSEKEKDYCSEKIRSASWLIKSLYQRQRTLYKVMESIVRHQQPFFEDGVTKLAPLILKDIADDISMHESTVSRITTNKYVATPHGIFELKFFFNSGLELDDGSQVGSESVKALIKKFISEEDTRSPLSDERIGEMLKERLKVNIARRTVAKYRTALDIPSSSRRKEHF, via the coding sequence ATGGCACTGGAACTACGGCAGCAACTCAAGCTGTCACAGCAACTGGTAATGACCCCGCAATTGCAGCAGGCAATCAAGCTGTTGCAACTCTCACGCGTGGAACTTCTGGAAACTGTGCAGCAGGAACTGCTTGAAAACCCCTTTCTCGAAGAATCTTCACTTACTGACGATGCCTCCCAGGAGCAGCACGAGGAAAGCCGCGAAGCGCCCAAGGAGGAAGTATACGACAGGGAACTGGCCAAGGACGCCGACTGGGAAGATTACCTTGGTGAGTTTGCCAGCACCCCCCGCCTTTCGCAGTCGCGTGAATATGAACTTGCCGAAGAAATTTCGCCTCTTGAAGCCCGCTATGCAGCCAAGCCCACCCTTGAGGGACATCTGTTCTGGCAGTTGCGCCTTTCTTCTCTGACAGAAGAGCAGAAGGCCATTGGCGAGGTCATTATCGGCAATCTTTCCTCAGCCGGGTATCTGCAAGCCACCATTGAAGAAGTGGCCGAAATGGCCGAGGTTGCGCCCGAGGCCGTACTGCCCGTGCTTGAAAGGGTGCAGCTTTTTGACCCCATCGGCGTTGCCGCGCGCGACGCGCGCGAATGCCTGATGGTGCAGATCAAGAACCTTAATTACGCCCGCGATCCCATCCTTGTGGAGCTGGTGGAATCCCACCTTGAAGACCTCGAGGCCAAGCGCTACAAGCCCCTGCTGCGCAAGTTCAAGCTCGATATGGAAGAGCTCAAGGAGTATCTGGATATCATCCAGAGCCTTGACCCATTGCCCGGCGCAAGTTTTGGCGGCGGCGAGCCAACTTATGTAAGCCCCGATGTATTTGTGTACAAGATGGGCGACGAATTTGTGATTTTGCTCAACGATGACGGCCTGCCCCAGTTGCAGCTTTCGGCCATGAGCCAGATGAACATAGGCGGCTCGGAGAAGGAAAAGGACTACTGTTCCGAAAAGATCCGCTCCGCCTCATGGCTTATCAAGAGCCTGTATCAGCGCCAGCGCACGCTTTACAAGGTTATGGAAAGCATTGTGCGCCATCAGCAGCCGTTTTTTGAAGACGGCGTGACCAAGCTCGCGCCGCTCATTCTCAAAGACATTGCAGACGACATCAGCATGCACGAATCAACGGTGAGCCGCATTACCACCAACAAGTATGTGGCAACGCCCCACGGCATCTTTGAATTGAAGTTTTTCTTTAACAGCGGCCTTGAACTCGATGACGGAAGTCAGGTAGGCTCAGAAAGCGTCAAGGCTCTGATCAAGAAATTCATCTCTGAGGAAGATACCCGATCCCCCCTCAGCGATGAGCGTATCGGCGAAATGCTCAAGGAGCGTCTCAAGGTCAATATTGCGCGGCGCACGGTGGCAAAATACCGCACGGCGCTTGATATTCCATCTTCATCAAGGCGCAAGGAGCATTTCTGA
- a CDS encoding PTS sugar transporter subunit IIA, translated as MTDENKKTQVGIILVSHADYGSAMLRTAEFILGQQSDCSSISVDVAHEVSETVRRLTDATQRLDKGAGVIILTDMFGGTPTNLALSLLATHKVEVVTGVNLPMLLKVFTSRDKELEEVARIAGEAGAKGIVVAGSMLRNKARDKADS; from the coding sequence ATGACGGACGAAAACAAGAAGACTCAGGTTGGAATCATTCTGGTTTCGCATGCCGACTATGGTTCGGCCATGCTGCGCACCGCCGAATTCATACTCGGGCAGCAGAGCGATTGCAGCTCCATCAGTGTTGACGTGGCGCACGAGGTTTCCGAAACCGTTCGCCGTCTTACGGACGCAACCCAGCGGCTCGACAAGGGCGCGGGCGTCATTATTCTTACGGATATGTTTGGCGGCACGCCCACCAATCTTGCGCTTTCGCTGCTGGCAACCCACAAGGTCGAGGTGGTTACCGGCGTGAACCTGCCCATGCTGCTCAAGGTCTTTACCTCGCGCGACAAGGAGCTTGAAGAAGTTGCCCGCATCGCTGGCGAGGCAGGGGCAAAAGGTATTGTGGTTGCGGGCAGCATGCTGCGCAACAAAGCCCGTGACAAAGCCGATAGCTAG
- a CDS encoding PTS sugar transporter subunit IIB: MWFRVDNRLVHGQVIEAWLPYTGARHLVVANDELANDIMRQQIIELAVPQRVMTHFISVKELAATLNSCGDDCFVLFANCQDARRACDAGILMLVLNMGNLHYAPDKLQVLPHVALSAQDREDLHVIQDHLVQLDFRCVPTETVRGPNDQLF; encoded by the coding sequence ATGTGGTTTCGCGTGGACAATCGCCTGGTTCACGGCCAGGTCATCGAAGCCTGGTTACCCTACACAGGGGCGCGGCATCTGGTGGTAGCCAACGACGAACTTGCGAACGACATAATGCGGCAGCAGATAATTGAACTGGCAGTGCCGCAGCGCGTGATGACCCACTTCATCAGCGTAAAGGAACTGGCGGCCACGCTCAATTCATGCGGCGATGACTGTTTTGTGCTGTTTGCCAATTGTCAGGATGCGCGGCGCGCCTGTGATGCGGGCATCCTCATGCTGGTGCTGAACATGGGCAACCTGCACTACGCGCCGGACAAGCTACAGGTGCTGCCCCATGTGGCCCTTTCCGCACAGGACAGGGAAGACCTGCACGTTATACAGGATCATCTTGTGCAGCTTGATTTTCGCTGCGTTCCCACAGAGACAGTTCGAGGCCCCAATGATCAACTTTTCTGA
- a CDS encoding response regulator, which yields MDMQMPHINGLEATRQIRLLPVGATIPIIAMTANALPKTGNCASRLA from the coding sequence ATGGATATGCAGATGCCGCACATCAACGGCCTGGAGGCCACCCGGCAGATACGGCTGCTGCCGGTGGGGGCCACAATCCCCATTATCGCCATGACAGCCAACGCCTTGCCGAAGACCGGGAACTGTGCATCAAGGCTGGCATGA
- the rapZ gene encoding RNase adapter RapZ: MKDSAQIPPTDPTLAAQPDADAPVPGVDVQVCIVTGLSGAGKSTALKVFEDMGHFVVDGLPVSLVMEMVDMMSRPSMSHFKGIALGMDLRQSNFVEDINDCLSMLAGKNIRPMLLFLEANNQELIRRYASTRRPHPLEREGMGLEAALLAERSSLRPLREMADLVIDTSRFSIHDLRRAIQKRWSGNKGKLRAIRVNVISFGFKYGVPREADLVFDLRFLANPYFVDELRPMSGKDKPVADYVFNSPHAREYRDKLVDLLFFMLPLMEAEGRYRITVAVGCTGGRHRSVAMAEEILQALRQADYPAFLEHRHLELG; this comes from the coding sequence ATGAAGGATTCCGCGCAGATACCCCCCACAGATCCCACCCTTGCCGCACAGCCTGATGCGGACGCGCCCGTTCCCGGCGTGGACGTGCAGGTGTGCATTGTCACGGGCCTTTCCGGCGCGGGCAAAAGCACGGCGCTCAAGGTTTTTGAAGACATGGGCCACTTTGTGGTCGATGGGCTGCCCGTGAGCCTTGTCATGGAAATGGTGGACATGATGTCGCGCCCTTCCATGAGCCACTTCAAGGGCATTGCCCTGGGCATGGATCTGCGCCAGAGCAATTTTGTGGAAGACATCAACGACTGCCTGAGCATGCTCGCGGGCAAAAACATCCGCCCCATGCTGCTTTTTCTTGAGGCCAACAATCAGGAACTCATTCGCCGCTATGCCTCGACCCGCCGCCCGCATCCGCTGGAGCGCGAGGGCATGGGCCTTGAAGCGGCGCTGCTGGCAGAGCGCAGCAGTCTGCGCCCCCTGCGTGAAATGGCTGATCTGGTCATCGACACCTCGCGTTTTTCCATCCATGACCTGCGGCGCGCCATCCAGAAGCGCTGGAGCGGCAACAAGGGCAAGCTACGGGCCATCAGGGTCAACGTGATTTCTTTCGGCTTCAAATACGGTGTGCCGCGCGAGGCTGATCTGGTTTTTGACCTGCGTTTTCTGGCAAACCCCTATTTTGTGGACGAGCTGCGGCCCATGAGCGGCAAGGACAAACCCGTTGCCGACTACGTGTTCAACTCGCCCCATGCCCGCGAATACCGCGACAAGCTGGTTGATCTGCTGTTTTTTATGCTGCCGCTCATGGAGGCCGAAGGCCGCTATCGCATAACCGTGGCCGTGGGCTGTACCGGCGGACGCCACCGCTCGGTGGCAATGGCAGAAGAAATTTTACAGGCGCTGCGGCAGGCTGATTATCCGGCTTTTCTGGAGCATCGGCACCTTGAACTTGGCTAA
- a CDS encoding DUF3365 domain-containing protein → MRIKYKVWCLTAAIISIIICADIYFGYNEIESSIRIELGRDAEDIRAIIMSTRRVYQKQFIDSGLPVTDATIGFLPAYALSRISTEFHNWSDSGLRFSTVSDRPRNPANMANHFELQALAWFKANPAAKSRMVEVTENGLAYYHYTSPIWVEEYCLRCHGNRENAPQSIAANYADAFDYKTDDIRGIVSIFMPTQEMRQEYYSEWVFQLALRLVGYLVLLIALGVLLNKYVIARLARLEESTKKLAAGDYTVRVHRIGKDEIGDLADSINKMSSEIQKREQTLRENEERFRLTTNSIKDALILLDCSGHIIFWNKAAETIFGYTADEVIGRVLHEFLVPPRYRDRMAEGLEDFCHSGQGDFLGSGVELSALRKDGQEFAIELALSTMNMQGKWVAIGLVRDITERKQVEAELAAHRERLEALVESRTQDLIIAKNAAEAGSVAKSAFLANMSHEIRTPLNAITGMIHILRKSGLTPNQVEKLTKIEIASSHLLEIINNVLELSKIEAGKFVLQHVPVHIPTLLENITSILGQKAQEKGLDLLMDAAPETCPVYGDDSRLQQALLNLATNALKFTDHGYVKVAVRPESQTDSTVTYRFEVEDTGIGISPEMQPRLFSAFEQADNSMSRKYGGTGLGLAITKKLAELMGGKAGMTSVEGKGSTFWFTAVLRKDAPPHNEPTRVSAEEAERTIRQKLGSKRILLVEDEPINREIAQALLEDVGFIVDLAEDGGKAIERVQAATYDLILMDMQMPHINGLEATRQIRLLPEGATIPIIAMTANAFAEDRELCIEAGMNDFIAKPVSVSLLYQKLCAWLQRGN, encoded by the coding sequence ATGCGCATCAAGTACAAGGTTTGGTGCCTTACCGCTGCAATTATCAGCATAATCATTTGTGCTGATATCTATTTTGGTTACAATGAAATTGAGTCTTCCATCCGCATCGAATTGGGGCGTGATGCAGAAGACATCCGCGCCATTATCATGTCCACCCGCCGTGTTTATCAAAAGCAGTTCATTGATAGTGGGCTGCCCGTAACCGATGCCACCATCGGTTTTTTGCCTGCGTACGCGCTCTCCAGAATTTCAACAGAATTCCATAACTGGAGCGACAGCGGACTCAGGTTCAGCACTGTTTCTGACAGGCCGCGCAATCCCGCCAACATGGCAAATCATTTTGAGCTTCAGGCCCTGGCATGGTTCAAAGCCAACCCTGCCGCCAAGAGCCGGATGGTTGAAGTAACAGAAAACGGCCTTGCCTACTATCACTACACCAGCCCCATTTGGGTAGAAGAATACTGCTTGCGATGTCATGGCAACCGCGAGAATGCCCCCCAGTCCATCGCTGCGAACTACGCAGATGCCTTCGATTACAAAACTGATGATATCCGGGGCATAGTCAGCATTTTCATGCCCACGCAGGAGATGCGTCAGGAATATTATTCCGAGTGGGTCTTTCAGCTTGCGCTGCGCCTTGTTGGGTATCTGGTGCTCTTGATTGCGCTTGGCGTCTTGCTCAACAAATACGTTATTGCCCGCCTGGCGCGGCTGGAAGAAAGCACCAAAAAACTCGCCGCGGGCGATTATACCGTCCGGGTTCACCGCATCGGCAAGGATGAAATTGGCGATCTGGCCGACTCCATCAATAAAATGAGTTCAGAAATCCAGAAGCGCGAGCAAACCCTGCGCGAGAATGAGGAGCGCTTCCGCCTGACAACAAACAGCATCAAGGACGCGCTGATTCTGCTGGATTGCTCCGGGCACATCATTTTTTGGAACAAGGCGGCGGAGACCATCTTTGGCTATACGGCAGACGAGGTTATAGGGCGCGTTTTGCACGAATTTTTAGTGCCGCCCCGCTATCGCGATAGGATGGCCGAGGGTCTGGAAGATTTCTGCCACAGCGGTCAGGGGGATTTTCTGGGTTCTGGCGTTGAATTGAGCGCCCTGCGCAAGGATGGGCAGGAATTTGCCATTGAGCTTGCGCTGTCTACCATGAACATGCAGGGCAAGTGGGTGGCTATCGGGCTGGTCAGGGATATCACAGAGCGCAAGCAGGTTGAGGCCGAGCTTGCGGCCCACCGTGAACGGCTGGAGGCGCTGGTGGAATCGCGCACCCAGGATCTGATTATTGCCAAAAACGCAGCGGAGGCTGGCAGCGTTGCCAAGAGCGCCTTTCTCGCCAACATGAGCCACGAGATTCGCACGCCCCTGAACGCCATCACGGGCATGATCCATATTTTGCGCAAATCGGGGCTCACGCCCAATCAGGTGGAAAAGCTCACCAAGATCGAGATCGCCAGCAGTCACTTGCTGGAAATCATCAACAATGTTCTGGAATTATCAAAAATTGAAGCCGGAAAGTTCGTGCTGCAACATGTGCCCGTGCATATTCCTACCCTGCTTGAGAACATCACTTCCATTCTGGGCCAGAAAGCGCAGGAAAAAGGCCTTGACCTGCTTATGGATGCTGCGCCAGAGACCTGCCCCGTCTATGGCGACGACAGCCGGTTGCAGCAAGCCCTGCTCAACCTCGCCACCAATGCGCTCAAGTTTACGGATCACGGCTATGTCAAGGTGGCAGTGCGCCCGGAATCGCAGACAGACAGCACCGTGACGTACCGCTTTGAGGTGGAAGACACAGGCATCGGCATCAGCCCGGAGATGCAGCCGCGCCTTTTCAGCGCCTTTGAACAGGCGGATAACTCCATGAGCCGCAAATACGGCGGCACGGGCCTTGGCCTTGCCATCACCAAAAAGCTTGCGGAACTCATGGGCGGCAAGGCGGGGATGACCAGCGTGGAGGGCAAGGGCAGCACGTTCTGGTTCACTGCCGTGCTGCGCAAGGATGCGCCCCCGCACAACGAACCGACCAGAGTCAGCGCTGAGGAAGCAGAACGCACAATCAGGCAAAAGCTTGGCAGCAAGCGCATTTTGCTGGTGGAAGACGAGCCTATCAACCGTGAGATTGCCCAGGCCCTGCTGGAAGACGTGGGCTTTATCGTTGACCTTGCGGAAGACGGCGGCAAGGCCATTGAGCGGGTGCAGGCCGCTACCTATGATCTGATTCTCATGGATATGCAGATGCCGCACATCAACGGACTGGAGGCCACCAGGCAGATACGGCTGCTCCCCGAAGGGGCGACCATTCCCATTATCGCCATGACTGCCAACGCCTTTGCCGAAGATCGCGAACTCTGCATCGAGGCTGGCATGAACGACTTTATCGCCAAGCCCGTTTCAGTGTCGCTGCTCTACCAGAAGCTCTGCGCGTGGTTGCAGAGGGGGAATTGA
- a CDS encoding multicopper oxidase family protein → MQQNRREFLSFSSKAVILAVGSDLGFGGLLQAATTNFNSTQLPVPGKSGLFGLLTPEGKFTLTAEEVKGALPATGAPMLAYSAKYKGEAYLNPILVLRKGQPFETTLVNGLDEPTIIHWHGVDCSWKQAGHPSYAIGPKSSYEYSFPVTNRAGTYWYHPHPHGLTAKQAYMGLASFFIVRDDEEEAFAKEYDFRLGETDIPIVIQDKRLTHDGRLDYSPSKDDLMMGYLGDTILVNGQRTPTLKTSTGLYRFRLLNGSTARIYNLSFVSDGRQLPFLLIGNDGGFLPAAQQIDGLFLSPGERADILLDMSTFSPGQEIFLQNMPFDPMHNEGEMMGMSGMMNMEHSTGAASMSHANGSDNQHAMGAGEHAGSHGGLGEGSTYPVLRLLVDEKVTYARKLPTNLSDIPAPRVEGFDRPINLAMRHMGGWTINDHTFDMNSSPIVVKKRGPEIWRISNAKASMPHPMHLHGYFYRVLERSGSPTQVKNRAVDAHGRLATDLGYKDTVLVWPGETVTVSIDFSSPQYPGEQLFLFHCHNLEHEDQGMMLNVRVV, encoded by the coding sequence ATGCAGCAAAATCGTAGAGAATTCCTGTCCTTTTCCTCTAAAGCCGTCATACTCGCAGTCGGGTCAGACCTTGGCTTTGGGGGCCTACTTCAAGCCGCAACAACAAATTTTAATTCTACCCAACTGCCTGTTCCGGGCAAATCGGGCCTCTTTGGGCTGCTTACCCCGGAAGGGAAGTTTACCCTGACGGCAGAGGAAGTAAAAGGAGCACTGCCCGCAACTGGCGCGCCCATGCTTGCTTATTCTGCCAAGTATAAGGGTGAGGCATACCTGAACCCGATCCTCGTGTTGCGTAAGGGGCAACCTTTTGAAACAACGCTTGTGAATGGTCTGGACGAGCCCACAATTATTCATTGGCATGGAGTGGATTGCTCATGGAAACAGGCAGGGCATCCATCCTATGCCATTGGGCCCAAGAGCAGCTACGAGTATTCGTTTCCTGTAACAAACCGGGCCGGAACGTATTGGTATCATCCGCATCCCCACGGGTTGACAGCAAAACAGGCGTACATGGGGCTGGCATCCTTTTTCATAGTGCGCGATGACGAGGAAGAAGCCTTTGCCAAAGAATATGATTTCCGCCTGGGCGAGACGGATATTCCCATTGTAATTCAGGACAAGCGCCTTACCCATGATGGCCGCCTGGACTATTCCCCATCCAAAGATGATTTGATGATGGGTTATTTGGGCGACACCATACTCGTCAATGGGCAGCGTACACCCACACTCAAAACTTCCACGGGTCTGTACCGCTTTCGCCTGCTCAATGGATCCACTGCCCGCATTTACAACCTTTCATTTGTTTCAGATGGCAGGCAGCTCCCCTTCCTGCTGATCGGCAACGATGGCGGCTTCCTTCCAGCAGCACAACAAATTGACGGCCTCTTCTTATCTCCTGGCGAACGCGCAGACATACTGCTGGACATGAGCACCTTCTCCCCAGGGCAGGAAATATTTCTTCAAAATATGCCCTTCGATCCCATGCACAATGAAGGTGAAATGATGGGAATGAGCGGCATGATGAACATGGAGCATTCAACAGGCGCTGCTTCCATGAGTCACGCGAACGGCAGCGATAACCAGCATGCTATGGGCGCTGGTGAACATGCCGGAAGTCACGGTGGTCTGGGCGAGGGCAGCACTTACCCCGTTTTGAGGCTGCTGGTGGATGAAAAGGTTACTTATGCCAGAAAACTACCAACGAATCTCTCTGACATCCCGGCCCCCCGCGTCGAGGGATTTGATCGCCCCATTAATTTGGCCATGAGGCATATGGGGGGATGGACTATTAATGATCACACTTTTGATATGAACAGTTCGCCCATAGTTGTAAAAAAACGTGGCCCTGAAATTTGGCGTATCAGCAATGCCAAAGCCAGCATGCCCCATCCTATGCACCTGCATGGATACTTTTATCGTGTGCTGGAAAGGAGCGGCAGCCCCACGCAGGTAAAAAATCGTGCTGTGGATGCTCACGGGCGGCTTGCTACGGATCTTGGCTACAAGGACACTGTACTGGTCTGGCCTGGTGAGACTGTCACTGTGAGTATCGATTTTTCCAGCCCGCAATATCCTGGTGAGCAACTGTTCCTCTTCCATTGCCATAACCTTGAACACGAAGACCAGGGCATGATGCTCAATGTCAGGGTGGTCTAG